The window CTGATAGCCCGGGGGTGGGGTGTCAGGATGGTCGAAGGACCTGggaatttgaattttgtaaGAGGAAGGAATGGATCCTAAAGACCTAATTTCTTCCATATTACCCGGGCGAAGGGTAGAAGTCACAGTAGAGAACCACAAGGGCCCTGCTACCTTTTCCTTCCCTTTGCTAAGAGAATTGGAAGGACGAGAAGAAGTTTTGGGTTTTTGGAGAGGTCGGGAAGAAATAATAAGTATGCCTATTGGAATATGGGTAGATTGTTCGGAAGGTGTTAGAGAATTATCCTCTGATTGACCCCTAACATGCTTACCGGAAGTAGAAGAAGTAGAATCCGACATAACGAAGAAAATAGTTTATAGAAAGATGAACTTACGGGAAGAGAAGCGAAGGTGGTGATCGGTGACTTTAAAATCGTCGGAGTAAGGATTTGCGCGTCGGAAAAGCTTGAGAGAGAAATTTGGCAGAGCTTCGCTACGAGTTTGAATTTGCAAATGGTTTCTGAAAAATCGGTCATCCACTATATATAGGGGAAGCAATCAATCTACACCGTTGATCTAAAAACAGATCGAACAAACCAGATTAGCCTCGAAAATTGAGCGGTATGATTAGGCGGGATATTTGAAAAGACAGGTGCATAAATCGAGGCGTCATGATCATTTAAATGCTCGGAATACGTACAGATTCTGACAACTTCAGTAGGGCACGCGCCATTATAACCCTATATTAATTACCCGAGAATACAGAACGACATCTTATCTATAAGCCCGGGTGGTGTGAAAGCCCGACATCTTATTTGTCATCCCGGGTAATGTGAAAGCCCGACATCTTATTTGTCATCCCGGGTAATGTGAAAGCCGGGCGTCTTATTTGTAAAGCCCGGGTGGTGTGAAGGCTCGGTATCTTATTTATCATCCCGGGTAATGTGAGAGCACGGAGTATTGTTTGTAAACTTGGGCGATATCAGGCCCCGACATTTCATTCTGAACCCGGGAAATTCGAGGCCCGGCAATTTATTTTAAGTTCAGGAAATATTATGTCCTGGCATTTCAGTTTTACTCGTTAGTTATATATTATTCTGCTTACATGAGTTTGTTTACAGAGGATTAAAGAAGCAAAATacattaaatcaaaattttattaaggaAGTTGTCGATGCCGTCTTACATCTGCTATTCTCAAAGCTACATGATCTTGCCACTCAGATATCCAATCAGTCAATTCCTGAATGTGAAGATTGGTAAAGGACTCATAGGTCGAGATCTTATTCAGTTGATGCCATTCTTTCCACAGCATCGCATGCAACAGAACTTGGTCAGTGGCCAGATCTGCAATTCGAGCTACTTCCAGCTCTCGTCTGTATTTCCTCGCCACTGCTCTTTGTGCGCGAGTGAGGACCAAGCCGTTCTGATACATGTTACTGATATCCTGAATTTTATACCTGGTAGACATGACCTTCACGAAGATGTATTCTTCGATTGTCCTCTTTAAACCCTCCAGATAAGGGTGTATGCCGCCCGGTGCTTGAACGTGCATATCACCAAAAGTGACTGTACTACTACAAGCACTCGACTCACTTGAACTCGACATATTGAACTAATGATTAATTATCACTTTTCGTTTCCGCCATTTTATTTATAGGCAAGTGGCATTTAATATTGAAGAAGTTGGAAGGTCTCAAGCTAATCAAAACGTCTTCTCATTTATTAGGAAGGAGTTGATCACAGCCGTTGATCTACAAAAGTACAAACGACTAGGATGAATTTTGGAAGTTGAGCCGGGCAGACGAAAGGACATGCACGAATATCAATGTGTCGAAATTGTCGGATTTCTCAGAATATGAAACGATTTTTCGGTAATATAAATGCTAAAGCATGCATCATAGTCACCTCACGCGGATTACCCGGGAACCCCCACCAAACGGAACATCTGAGCCCGGGAAATTTAAGGACCCGGCACCTTATTCTAAGCCTATGGTATATTAGGTCTCGGCATTCCGGTTTATCATTTATCCACTGACGTCAGTTAgctttcaaattatttaattcatgaTATATGCATCTACTTGTGAAATTTAAAGATACCAGGAAAATAAATGACTGAGACAAACGGGGATaaatatttcttgtattattcaTTAGCACGGATTACATCAAAATATTCCTCCTCTACAGTAGCCTCCCAGTTTTTCAACCAACTGGTTAAAACTCCAGTGGAAGTCTTGAGGAAGCTGTCCGAACCAACAATCTGATGGAGGATTTTTCTCTCTTTCCGAAGCATTAGCTGGTAGACATGTCCATCAGTAAAAATGTCTGACAACTCGGATATGTATAAGTATTCCcgaaatttcttcatttttgctACTAATTTGGGGGTAGTAGCTTCTCCCGTTTCGTAAAGGAGCTTCAGCCCCTGGAGCTCTTCCCAATAGCAGATAATTTTatggaagacttcatcttctatagTAGCTTTTCGAGCCTCCAGAGTAGATTCTTTGGAAGCCTCAGTTATATCCGAAACCTTCGAGCTACTTGCACTTGCCATTATACTGCTCCTTGGGTAATAATCTACTGAGATGATGGAAAAATATGTGGGTTACCATATATAGAGGGAAGAGGTTGATCACAGCTGTTGATTTTCGAATACATGAACGGTCAGGATAGGTATCGGAAGTTGTACTGGATAACTGAAAAGACGGACACAGATATCAGAATATCTTTATTATCATCATCGGGAACATGAAACGTTTTGGATAAGATTGAAGTTTATGGCTCACGTCAGCAATATCCACGTGTCAGTACACTGCAATCAACCCTTAAAATCCCAATTGATAAGGTGATTTTCCTGACCGTGCACACGAGAccaatcgggacagcgagtggactctagcccgactaatTAAGGAGGGAGTGATGATGCCCCGAGACATCCCGGGTCATGAATAGTGCCCGGTTCAGGATGATATGCTCCCAAGCCGATAGCATGACAAGACGGGTTAGAAACCTGAGTCATATAATTGCTCGAAACGAAGAGTACAACTTAGAAATCACAAAGTAGCAATCAGTCAATGGGCCGAGTCCTTGGACCACCCGGGACATGACTTCCCCAAGACGTGGAATGCCCGAGCTCTTCTATAATAGCCCGAGAAGCATTTTGTTCGATCACCTCGATATGAGTAAAGCATTTAATGGCGTCAATTTGGTAGAGCATGCACAACCGACTTATTTCTGACAATAACATAAATGGTTGACAAAATTAAGTgggctggatgtgactagtatatgatttgacatgtcagaatataaGGTATAAGCAGCCACCCTATAATTAATGATCAGTGcaaagaacgaggtcatcattgcaatctttactataaatatcaaattttttatttgcattgattctCCATTCAGATATTAATTCAGATTGAATACTCTTATTTACTATCCCTTTTACACACCACTCACACGGTCATCTTTTGACTACATTGGTTTTATTGCTTGAGTActctgctgacttaagcatcggagtggtcacgccggacatccatccggcgcccattcacgagttcatctccttgtcaCAGGGAAAGCTATATCTTGCACTACTCTTATTCCCtccattatcttgatagcaaatCCGGTGGAGCATCCGACCCGActcgtccatttcacccggatcgcatcagtCTCCAGGCAAATATAGCCCAACAGTCGACATATGATTATATGAggaaaaactttgatttatagtttctattttttctaatttatatTTGTAACCAAATATAATGATTGATACCAAAATTTTAATGAGTCGTGATACAAATATAATTTCTCTTGGAAAAATATATTGTTGGCCTTCAAAATTAACTTTCTCatgtgtcaattttgtgagacacatgaaaaatattattttttatgcaaaaaaataTCACTtcttattgtaaatatgaaaataattgaCACGGATCTATGAGAtcgtatcacaagagacctactctttttattgtttaaattccATCACATAAGATTTTGTTTACTAAATATTATGAGATTATGTTTACTAATATTAATGCGCAGGATGAttacatcaaaatatataaattataatatatagaaATACTTTTCATCTAAATTCTTCAagcaaacaagaaaaaaaacaaaaaagtaatCTCTCGGACAAAAAAACCTTGGCATGGTCTGCATGAGTTGAATTCTACCCATTTGATTGAGCTGTCAATATTGCAGCATTGCATGTTACGCATACAATTCAACCACAATCATCTCAGCAATATCTTCTTAGAAAATTCCAAAACTAAAACTgtcacaatttttttattattttttttttgacaaacccgtttcaagaattttatgaagagaactttaaaatatttccaagtttaaaactaatatatttacatatttatCTATAAAATTTAggtttttcaagaatttctgCAAAAGGTTGCATAAtagatatataaaattattgaaagtTAAAATGGAAGGTGTCTTTGGTGTATAGATTTATCTAAcattaaaattcatttttttcggCCAAGAATGGTTTCAGTACGAAAATCTAGATCTAACCCAAAACTTGAGACTTTATCGTCAGATATGCAACAAGTCATGAATAAACTCATGTTTCagtatacatatataaaatttaaaaattgtgaaattatATGAAGACATGGTGTGACTTTGACACAACACAAGACTAGGGGAGTAGGGGGGACTATAACACTAAAACTCACATCACagaataaatataaacaaaatttgtCCAAAGTTATGAAACTCTCTTCTCCACACACCACATACACTGGCATGGCTTCATTTTCATCAGTGATATTTCTGCTACTAATTCTCAATGCCACTGTAATTCTATCAGCAGCATCAATTCCAGCTTATTTTCCCGGGCTTCTCCAGTCTTCACTAGAGAAGAGTGGAAAGATTTCGAAGCCGAAAACACCATACGAAACCCGTTATTTTCCTCAAATCTTAGATCACTTCACATTTAATCCCAAGAGTTACAAGATTTTCTATCAGAAGTACCTGATCAACAGCCAGTACTGGCAAAGGGGAGCCCCCATCTTTGTTTACACTGGGAATGAAGGAGATATTGATTGGTTTGCTGAAAACTCTGGCTTCCTACTTGACATTGCTCCGAAATTTCATTCCCTCTTAGTTTTCATCGAGGTATCATGAATAGTTCCAAATTTCATTCGCCTCTCAGATACTACAAAATAAGTTGCATGTCGCCAATCTAAAGGGCCTTTTAAATATGTGCGTGTGGCTCGGCATTCTGCACTTATATGAAAATGGTCTCTATTTAAGACCTGAAGCATGATGTTTGATTAaaaggcttttttttttttttttatatttgggatAAATTCCTACTTGTAGCATAGGTTCTATGGAGAATCACTACCTTTTGGGAAGAACTCTTACAAGTCCGCAAAGACATTGGGATACTTGAATTCACAGCAAGCATTGGCTGATTTCGCAGTTCTGATAAGAAGTTTGAAGCAAAACTTATCTTCTGAGGCATCCCCTGTTGTGGTTTTTGGAGGATCCTATGGGGGCAGTGAGTCCAACTCCAAACTGTATTCCCTtccataataatatataatatgtttACCAAAAAGAAACGTGATATTTTAActttccataaaaaaattataaactcGGGTTCCTCACTCCACAGTCATTAGAAGTGAAGTTTTCTGGTGAGATTTCTGCAGCTCTTCAGGTGGATTTTGTTCTCATATGCACTGCATTCTTGCCAGCTAATTGGGTTTTCGAAATTTTTCTCGCTGTGCATTCAAATTTTTGTCCTTAGTTTGTTCTGTTTCTTGATATGATATCAATTATTATGGTTGATTGGCACCATGGTTTCCCGCTAACGCAATTTTTTTAGCTCAAACAAAGTATTTTTTTGTTTGCAGTGCTTGGTGCTTGGTTTAGGCTAAAATACCCACATATAGCCATTGGGGCACTGGCATCCTCTGCCCCAATCTTGCAATTTGATAGCATTACTCCATGGTCTAGCTTCTATGATGCTGTTTCTCAAGATTTCAAGGTTTTctctaaaattaaaacaaaaaattagtaTAAAAAAGTCTAAGAAAAAAAATGTTCGAATAAACTCGTTTTCGACAGGATATAAGTTTAAATTGCTATGAAGTGATAAAGGGGAGTTGGGCAGAACTGGATGCTATTTCCACGGACAAAGAAGGTTTAGCTCAACTTAGCCGCCATTTCAGAGCTTGCAAGTAATATTCgataaagaaaaacaataaatttttttataggaTAGCACTAATTTCTTCTACTGTCTTGCGTGGCTGCCTCTATGATAAACATAAGAAATATAGATAGCATCTGGGGTGCTGTAtagtttcaaatatttcaagtgCACCTAATACTATATATAACTTTTGCTATAGCGTTCGGTTATATAACTGGTCTCAAAGCGAATTTGTCATGTATTTGATTTCCACGAGTTGCAACCTAGTGCAGGGGAATAAATAATCATAGATCCAATTGCCTTGTGTGGCTACCTACATGACAAAGCAACTGAAATATGATGCTTTTACTACCCTAGGACTTACAAGCTATAGTTTTTGCCTTAATGGCAAACTGCTTGGAACTATACTTTTAGTTGAACAGATTAAGTTGTCTGTAAAAATGTGTGCCTCGTGTTCCAGAGAAGTTACTTCAATTGAATCGGCCCGGAACTGGCTATGGGAAGCCTTCGTTTACACAGCGATGGTTAATTATCCAACACAAGCTAACTTTATGAAGCCATTACCAGCCTACCCTGTGACAGAGGTGCGGCGTGGATCGCCTATATATTATTCATTACCACAGACAACTGGTTTATGAAGATTTTCAGATCCCTGGAATTGATTTATATCTTCCCTTTTCTTTTTCTGAGAAGATGTGTAAGATCATTGATGGATCTAAGCCAGGAGAAACCAAACTTAACAGAGTTTTCGCCGCTGCTAGCCTGTATTATAACTACTCGAAGACCAAAAAATGCTTCACGTTAGAAGATGAAACCGATAATCATGGCCTTCATGGTTGGGACTGGCAGGTTGATGAAATTCCTGAATAACAAACTACCGAAATGCTACATAAATtcgtatgttttttaatttgttttcttgATGTTCAAACGATGTTTAGGCATGTACAGAGATGGTTATGCCGATGATAGTTTCAAACGAGAGCATGTTTCCTCCATCTTCATTCAGTTACGAAGATTATGCTACCGATTGCTCGAAAAAGTATGGAGTGAGGCCCCGGCGTCATTGGATCACCACTGAATTTGGTGGAACTGTGAGTACACaattcaaattcaagaagttaatTTCCTCATTTTGTTTTTAATGTAAGATTTTAATGTTAGAAGCTTACTTCTATTCATATGTTAAACTCCGGATGCTATACAGAACATTGAACAAGTTCTGAAGAGATTTGGCAGCAATATTATATTTTCCAGTGGATTACAAGACCCATGGAGTAGAGGCAGGTCAGTGGGAAAGAAACTGTGTCACTTACTAGAGACATTTTCGTAGCTTCCATTCATTGAGATTATTCTTGAAATGGATGCACAAACACATACCCATATATGATGTTAGCATAACCGATGTGAAACAATGATATTACAATCTCTTGTTTTTGAGAACGTCTGCCCCATCAATCTACTTGCATTAGGAATTTTGAGGTGGCTCCTACATGGTCGAGAGGAGCATCCAGGCATGACCCGAGCTCGGATATCATG of the Primulina huaijiensis isolate GDHJ02 chromosome 1, ASM1229523v2, whole genome shotgun sequence genome contains:
- the LOC140983944 gene encoding uncharacterized protein gives rise to the protein MKLSSPHTTYTGMASFSSVIFLLLILNATVILSAASIPAYFPGLLQSSLEKSGKISKPKTPYETRYFPQILDHFTFNPKSYKIFYQKYLINSQYWQRGAPIFVYTGNEGDIDWFAENSGFLLDIAPKFHSLLVFIEHRFYGESLPFGKNSYKSAKTLGYLNSQQALADFAVLIRSLKQNLSSEASPVVVFGGSYGGMLGAWFRLKYPHIAIGALASSAPILQFDSITPWSSFYDAVSQDFKDISLNCYEVIKGSWAELDAISTDKEGLAQLSRHFRACKEVTSIESARNWLWEAFVYTAMVNYPTQANFMKPLPAYPVTEMCKIIDGSKPGETKLNRVFAAASLYYNYSKTKKCFTLEDETDNHGLHGWDWQACTEMVMPMIVSNESMFPPSSFSYEDYATDCSKKYGVRPRRHWITTEFGGTNIEQVLKRFGSNIIFSSGLQDPWSRGSVLKNISASIVALVAEQGAHHTDLRAATSSDPEWLIHQRNQEVEIIKKWISDYHLDMKQE